Genomic window (Lynx canadensis isolate LIC74 chromosome A1, mLynCan4.pri.v2, whole genome shotgun sequence):
agagaaagacagataccatatggtttcactcttatgtggatcctgagaaacttaacaggaacccatgggggaggggaaggaaaaaaaaaaaaaaaaagaggttagagtgggagagagccaaagcataagagactattaaaaactgagaacaaactgagggttgatggggggtgggagggaggggagggtgggtgatgggtattgaggagggcaccttttgggatgataactgggtgttgtatggaaaccaatttgtcaataaatttcataaaaaaaaaataaaaaataaattaaaaaaaataaataaaaagctaattcagaaaaaaaaaaataaaataaaaaataaaaaaaaataaaaggattcaaGTCACAATGGCATTTGTCCTCTGACCACATCTGaattgaataagaaaacaaaaaaataaacaaaaaaagtctcTGGAAAATCctgaatatttggaaaataaacatcACACCAATAAATAAACcctgagtcaaagaagaaatcaaatgagaaacgaaaagtattttgaagtaaatgaaaagaaaagagaataatattATTTGTGAAATTCTCCCTAAGGCAGTAGTTAGGGTAAAATTTATATtactaaatatgtatattaaggaaaaaattaccAAGATGGAACATATCCTGTGCCTTTAAACAAGTATATTTATCTAGCATTACTAGCGCTAATAACACTTGATTTGAAAACCTATTTTCATGACACATTTTGAATTACGATTGCCCATCTGCTGTTTTCCTCTTATGCCAACCGCGTTAGACTTTACACTTAGACTTTTCATAACATCAGTGTGTCATTTGAAACACTCACCACAACACTTTGCTTTTTTCAAATGTTGGTATAAGTTAGATTCATTCTTGGGGGTAGTACGGTATGTTGCAACTAGCCCAAGTTTTCATTCAGTTCTTCAATAAACATAAGCTTAGGTGCCTCTGATTTTCCAGTTAActatgaaaaggaagagagaagggttCAAAGTAGGGACATAAGAAATGCTTGTTGAATTACTATTCCAATAAGAACAAAGCACTATATTAGGCTtttggcagaaaacatgaaaaaaaaaaaccaaaaaacttgtTTTCTCCTTGCAAGAGGTACACAGCTTGCAAATAgcaaatttttgtttccttacttGTAGGTGTATCGTAGAGGCTTTGAAACTTTATTGAATGTGACCCACAGTGAACAAAATATGTTATCTCACCACCTAGAGGTACACAGCTTGCAAATAgcaaatttttgtttccttacttGTAGGTGTATCGTAGAGGCTTTGAAACTTTATTGAATGTGACCCACAGTGAACAAAATATGTTATCTCACCacctagaaacacacacacacactattgaagttgcattgtcatttttattttattctattctatttactctgttttactatattttatttaaaaaatagtgatggTAACAAAATAAGTTTCACAGCCCACGAAAAGGTCACAATACGTAATTTGAAAACTTCTACTGTACTGTACCATCTGAGAATTAACACTTAATTTTGTTGAACATAAATCTgcgtctgtgtatgtgtgtctgtgtatgtgttaGGTGCAACACTGAAAAGGAAGAGGGATATCTTCAACTCACACTGATCAGAACATTGCAAAGGAGAGTTGACCCTAAGGGCCCACGCTTAACCTGGGCCTTCACAATTTCAATTGTCAGAGCCTCTCTTCCAAATATTCCATAAGATATTGTGGGCAGGATTTGCTGCctcaaagagaaatggagaaaagcaaatCAGTCTTTGAAAAGCCTGAGGGAAGAGGAATCAGATGAGACCCTGGGGGAGCTCACCATCAGGGCCTTGCCTTCAGGACTTCTtagttattttccttcttgtctctGAGGAATCTCATCTCTATGTTATAGCATTTTAGCTTTCCCCCTTCTCGGTAATTCCctttaaagattttcctttctccaaCCTGTTGGTAAAGAAATTCATGTACATCTGTACAGCCAGGGGAGGGATTTTAGGGACAACAAAGGATTAGGGCAAATAAAAGGGAAGCGTGGCCTGACTCAATTCCACCTGTTGGTTAGTCCTAGAGGACAAGCAGTAGCTGCTAGGAGCTGCCAACAGGGACCAGCAGGCCAGTGAGTGGGTAGCTCAGGGCAGACTTCTGAAAGCCAGAGAAGAGTAAATAAATGGGCAATTAAGGAAAGAAGTAAGGTTAACAAGAAGTGAGTGCGTCCGTTTTACACTAGAGTATTTGCATGTCTTCAAGGTAGGGAGATTGACACTTGAACTACACAAGGTCGAGGATTGGTCTTAATAGGAAATAGCCGCAAAACAGTAATTGTGCCCAAATGAAAGAGACAAGAAAACTCATCTTACTGGGCATGTGGGATGGTCCtgtcaaaacaaaaactacatcAGACAAAGTTAAATAGGCAAGGAAGGCTTTATTCAATGCAGTTGCAATAGGTAAGAGAGGCCAGAGCTCAGAATGAACTCAGCGGGGTTGAAATACAAGAAGGAGGATTTTTAAGGTCTGGGTGAGCTAGTGAAAAAGTACTAGAGGAGGGTAGGGGGAAATTACAGGCCATCTGTGTTAGCTCATTGGCTTTATCTAAGGGAAAAATAAACCCATATCTTTATGACAGGAGGTAGTTTTGCAACTTGGAGCAAAGTGCTCACAAAAAGTTAGGCTCCTGCCCTTCCACAGAGATTAGGAGATAGCCTGCCTGGTGTTTCCTGATGGCTGCATTTCAAAGGGATGGCTCCTGGGTCCTCCAGAACCCCTTCTGGGTTCTGGGTTGTAAAACTGGCAAGGGGTTTCTAAAAAGAATTATATCTCAAGGCAACAGAGAAAGAACTTATGATTATAagatttctaaagtaaatgctctaagataAGGGAGGTCAGGAGCTCAGAGTCAGGTAGAAGTTTATCTAAATTTTAGTCAAGCTGAGGGGAACTTGAAGGCCTTTAAGGTCATCTTAGTCCAAAGGACAGATGAGGAATTCTGTTACCCAGATCAGTGTTCAGACCAGAACATGGGTTTGTTCTTGGAGTTGCCATACAgcacctttccatttatttaacccCCACCTGATCAGCATAAACTGAGTATTCcactggtgtcttttttttttttaagtttatttattttttacagagagagagagacagagagagagacagagacagagacagagcatgagtgggggaggggcagagagtgaaggagacatagaatctgaagcaggctccaggctctgagctgtcagcagagaccctgactcggggctcgaactcacagactgcgagatcatgacctgagccaaagttggactctcaaccaactgagccacccaggcgcccctggtgtctTTTACTGTAAACAACAAGGAGCCTTCGGTCTTCATTTAAACCAAAATCATATTTCGTATTTTACGCTCAAGGGTTTTTACCGGTTCCTTTTTACACTCCTTCAAACAGTTTTTTAAGTCGTTTGgaacaagagattttttttccctttcctggcAGCTTTTAACATTATAGCAAACCTGTGTCTGAGCAACTGCAGGTCACTGTCTCTCACAGTGGCAGATCAAGACATTtgcaaacaagaacaaaaaaatgtgttttgtattTGAAACTGGACTGGATAAACGGTATTTGATGGCTGCTGTATACAGTTTTAAATGGTTTATCCACCTTCTTGAGTTGTACttatggcggggggtggggttgatagaagtttttaattccaaagtcacaggactttttttttttttttttttttggtaactgagCTAAAAAAGGACTCCTTTTTGGTGGGGGCAGATGAAGGCTCCCAGGAGCCCTTTCTCTCAGAGGGAATAAATaccctttccttatttctttcagttGAAAATGTATGAAGAAACAGTTGCAGTCACTGAAATACTACTGAAGTTGAAaacttgactttttctttcttctttaaaaaaaaaaacacgaataAAACCTACTTGCCCCTCTTTGGGAGGCTGTGTGTCAGAGAACCAGGGTCGCATACACCCCCCTCTTCCTGCTGAGCTGACATTGTTAGTCATTGTAGCCTATGCAGGCAAGACTGCACTCTCCTACAgacatttctgctctgatcttcattatttctcttcttctgctgggtttggggtgtctttgctcttctgcttctagttcATGTGCAATTAGCTGTGGTGTCGTTTTtttggcacataataaacacGTTGCAGCAGGGGGAAAAATGGTAATGCTGTCCTATGGCTTCCATGAAATCCTTGAGAAGGGAAAGACTTTGTCCTCTAGCCCAGGATTGGACTGACATTTGTGTGGTGGCTGTtctatggcgggggggggggggggggggggggggaggtgggacaCAAATGTCGAGGCCTAAAGACAGGCAGCTCCATGCTCTGGTGAGATTGTGACTGGTTAACAGAATGGGCTAGACTATGAAAGTTCTGCAATTAATGGGCTGTGGAGCTAAGTTTCCTTTCTGTGGGAGAACAGTAGAACTGTAGGTTAAATCCTGTAGAGGATTTTGGTGTCCCTGAAAGGTGATAACCATCTGCTTTGGACTACATTGCAAGGAGCTGGTTTTTGAAAATGTTGTTTTGAAGTGACTTGAAACAAAAGTAGGAACAGAAGCCTGACATCCAGAGGAAAAGCCCCAAGCTATAGCTTTTAGAATTAAGCCAGGgggtgaggcgcctgggtggcttagccattaagcatccgacttcctcctcaggctctgtgctgaggactcagaccctggaggctgttttggattctgtgtctgcccctcccctgcttgtgctctgtctctctctctttttctctctcaaaaataaaataaaaacattaaaaaataatttagaattaagCCAGGGATATGATAGATGATGAGGAAGTCATAGACTAAGGATTTTCTGACGGGGATGTGATCCCTTAATCTTATTTATTCTCCTCACCCAATACTATTAGTTCAACTGGAATTTGGGGGAGTTTGGGAGAGCTAAAGCTCTTTTAGGCTTATTTCTTTCCTATgatgttttatttcctctgcaATCCTTTCTATGCAATGGAGTCCCTCTACCTCTCTGAACTGGGGGACAAATGATTCACTTAGTAAGGTGGCcttgtattttcaaaatgctcCATGTTAGATTACAAGCATGGAGCCCACTAATTGGGTGAAAACCACCGCTTTCATATTCTAGGTGACTCAGGTCCTTCTGGAAGTTTCCAGTAGGTTTGTTTTTGGcacttattaaaattatttaataaaaagtacattaagtgaggtaaataaaaatttgttcttTCTAGCATTGTAATAATATTGAAAATTGGAATCAACCTAACTGAGCAACAaggaaagaatttctttttgagagagagggagggagcaagtgagcaaggggcagagagagagggggagaaagagagtcccatgaggggcagagagagagagagggagaaagagagagagagagaaacagggctcaCTCGAAGTAGCGCTCAAGCTCACCCGATtttgtggggctcaaattcaataactgtgagatcatgtcctgagccaaactcagatgcttagccaactaagccacccaggtgcccagaaaaatattaatataataaaaatccaaatatgtGACAAAATATGGCACCAGGCCTCTAAATTCATATTCTATATGATTATATTTGAAGATCAAGAAAATGTCACAGTACATTTCTAagtgaaaaggacagaaaataatataCAGTTCTACAAAAGTTTGATTTTTAACAACTGGAACAATATAATTCAATATATGTTTAACAGTTATGTCTGGGTTTTGAGATTTCatgtcttcttatttctttttttaaatttctatttttccaattttctaaaGTTGACATATCTTTCCTTGTTATAAGAACAATTGTTCTTCaagcgcctgggtgtctcagtcggttaagtttccgacctcagttcaggtcatgagatcacggtccgtggattcaagcccctcttcaggctctgtgctgacagctcagagcctggagcctgcttcagattctgtctccctctctctctgcccctccctcacttgtgctctgtgtccctctctctctctcaaaaataaataataaaacattaaaaatttttttaaaagaaaaagaacaattgttCTTTACAGAAAGGAAGATGAACACAGGGCATTCAGACAACAGGAGGAAACTCGGTTATGACAACATATCTTCCATGTTACAAAGCTGCAAAGGCTGTGGATTACTTTAAGAACCAGGCAGGACTCACTGCAAATGGCATCTAGAGACCTCATTCATCATCAATGTCCTTCCTTACTCAGCTCTTTCCACGTTTTGCATGCTGGCCAAAGGTACTAATTCTTGTGGAACATACTCTGCTTTTTCTGCTGCGCTCTCCCCTACCGTGATGTGTTTCTTCATGCCATTGCCCCTTTAGATTGCCTGCCACAGGCTTCCCTGTCCAGTGATCTGTTCCCACCCCCAAGTCCTCTAGGCAGCTCGGTGCTTCCTTACCCAATGCCTCCTGCTGAGGTTTGACTTTGATTTACCCTGAATATTGGGCCTCCAGGGGCTGCTCCTCCCAGCACACAATGCCTCAGTGACCTCTCTCTCTTACATAGCTATTCCACCCCCTCCTGAGGCCCTGATACCTGCTTCTTAAAAGAGGCAAGAACCACAGAGAACATGCcatgtctctcttcctttctcttctttccaaggTGGGTCGAAGAAGGGGACGTGTGTGTGGTAGGGGGAGTGGGCATCTGGCATCCTGCTTTACTGCAGCTGGATCTTCCATTGTTGCAGCTCCATTCCCAAAGGAATCCAGGGAAGATGTCAGGAAGAGATGGGGTGTGCTTAGCAAAAAGCGCAGGAGCTCCGATTGTCTCAGGAGCAGGCAGGGTAGGAAGCCCCGGACATTGTGCCAAGCACCTCCAACCGTCTTGGGAAGTAGAGTACCCTAGGGACATTACCATGTCTCACATAACACCTATCACACCACAGCATATCGCAAATGGTTTATGTCAGTTGCCTATTCACATATGctacaaagcagagaaaaaggcCTGATGGCATAGGGAGGATCAGGTCACCTCCGTAGGATTAGGAAGATAGGGGAGTTCAGTGTGGTCCTTGCGCAGGCCTGGAAACTGCATACCATTCTCTAGTGTCAGAAGGGGATCCTCCCACAGGAGGATTTGCTCACTGATTTCTCCCTTTCTGGATgtctaaatgaaaataactttggGGCCCCCATGAGATAGTGTGGAATGGTATTTCTCCCTGTGCACTCTCTCAGAGTGCTCCAGGAGAGCTGAGCATTCCACACCAGAAGATCCTAGCACAGCCAAGTAAGTCTGGAATATTACAATCTTTGCCTTACTCCAAAGAAACACTCTCAGCTTCATGAGCAAGTACGGGCCTGCTTCCTCTGTTGAGAAGCTCTTATTTTCTGGAAGCTTCTGGTGGCCTCATTTTCTTTGTATCCCCTCAAAGAACAAATTTGGGTTAATCTTCAGGTAAGGGGTTGCCTTTTAAAGACACTTAAAATACCTCCAtactaaaataatataattatgcCCAAAGAGTAACCTCTGATTGACTTCTGTCTTCTAAGTAGTCACAGGTCTGTCACTGAGTTCTAGACTTTTATTTATGACCAGCCAATTTTATTCCTGAGCATTTGTTCTTGGGGAAGAGTGAAATAATAGGCTTTCCAAGTGTGGTATACAGAGGTTACAGTGGGCAGGCTGGAGATGGATATTCACCCTAAAGATGGTCTTAATATCTTGAATACCTCTGCTTTAGTGATTGTACTAGAGGGGAACATCCCAAGGCAATATCTCAGAGCATCACTCTAAGGACATACGCACCAGGAGGAAAAATGACCAAATGTCATCCAGTATTCTGCTCGCTTTTGTTCTTCATCCTGATACATGGGGCATTACCTTCTGGTGAGTAATTTGGCTGGTTCTGGCATTTATGTAAAGTTGATTTGTGAGCTTTGACACTATAATCTGAAAGAATGctttagaattattttgtgtttatttgtgtaAGAGTATCATTTTActatatctgtatatctgtatctatagagAGAGACTATGCAGTTGGTCCACAAATAAAAGACTCCGAGCCAATGTGCAAGGGCCTTTGTTTCCCCATCTATTAGTGCAGATTATGAAACCTAATTTATGGGGACCAGGGGGCTTGGGCAATTCAAGGTAGAATGTGAAAGTGATTGGCAATATGCCCACATCTCAACACATCTCAAAAATGCAAAACTTTTGAAAATGCTTTGCCATGAATTTCAGTAGGTCATTACCTTTTTTGTCCTCCTTTATAAAAGAGTCCTGTGGGGAGTTTTAAAGAGACCTAGCCTTAAGGACtgaagaatttgatttttttaccCATCTACCATGAAATCCTGGACAGTAGCAattgtctttcctctctctgtaaaatatgGGGATTAGGCTAAAGGCCTCTTTAAAGTTCTAACATTTcttaatgtcttttctttttggctgCCTGTTCTGAATCCTCTCAAGCCCAGGATAACTACAGGTTAATCAAAAATTTACTTGTTATACTAGACTGGCAACATATATGAGACCAGTGATTGCTTGCTACTTATCCATCAGGAGTAGAAGAGTTATTCCACactttttgagggaaaaaaatgaatgcatgtgtaaataaaacagttttggagtgcctgggtggctcagtcagttgagtgtcccacccttgattttggctcatgatctcacaatctatAAGTTCAAGagctgtgtcaggctctgtgctgacagtgtggagcctgcttgggattctctctctctctctctctctctctcaaaataaataaatctaaaaaaaattataaataaataaataaatttttaaaaaaggttttctgTTATTGCAAGCTTTCTTGGTAATAAATTAGAATTCTTTAATTCTGCCAACAGATTAAGCTATGGTTTACCAGGCATTACACTCTGCAACTATTTTCATTTATGTCTTGGTTTTAGAACCTCGACACTGGTGGCCACCACATGGAGCTGTTAAGGTAATCTTTCACTATATTTCTCAGGATTGAGATTCTAATTTGAGTTTTCTTTGGGTTTGCTGTTTTAGAATCTTACTTCAGGAAGGTCATCTGTGATGTTCTCCAAAGTCCACTCACATGAACATGGCAGGTACACTGTAGATACATGAGCCCCAAGTTGACTGATCCAAACTGGGAACCAAGATGAGATTTGGTCATTTGGACACCAGATAGCCCTCCATAGTGCCTAGAAAATGAGTACCAACAATTGCCAGGGGATAGAGGAAGTGGAGGGATTAGTTGGGTGACAGACGTACAAGAGGCAGATGATGGTGGCCTGGCCATGGTGGTGGTGTTggataaggaagaaggaaaagagtttCTAAGCTCAAATATGATCCCTCTTTCTCTACTCAGCCGAAACTCTCTCCCACCTTGTATCAGAGGCACATTACCAATCTTTCTATGACACTCATAGAGCCCCTGAGACCATCTCCTCAAGTTCCAGCAAACCAGAGTCACATCTTCAAGCTGCCACTGACACCAGCATTGTGACTGGATGTGGGTTTTCATCCCTGATGACACATgtcccttcttttgtttttagttttccctAAAAAatcagggcattatgctaaatgctTTCACATTTCACAACTTCAAGAAGAGATTTGACTTGGGGATTTTGAGAGTGGatgaaatatgataaatattttaaattgaagccTATGAATGTCAGTGAAGCATTTCTTTCCAATTACGAGCTTTCAGGGTTTTTTGCCCACTTGGCCCAGAAATCTCTAAGACTTTTCCCATGTCTAATACTCTGGGAATGAAGGAGATTGAGAGAGAAGCTAAATTTCACAAATACATCCACTCTTCTTTTTCCCACCATAGTGTAGCAGGCCTCTGTACCCCGTTACCATCAGGAGGTCCTCACGATGAAGGTGTTGTGGTTGTCAGACAGGATAAATTTAGGTTTGGCCTCCACTGCTTTGTGAAGGGACAGCTGTAAGAGCTTTGTGTGACTGTGATAGGATGCTAACTATGTTTAGATTTTCCTAATCAAGTCCAGATGTGACCTACCTGTTTGTGTGATTCTAATGTCATTCTTTTCAAATCAATTTCAGGTGAAATGTCCATATAAGAAAGTAAACTTGAGTTGGTTCACTGGAACAGTGAACCCCTGCCCTGGTTTATATCAACCCATCTGTGGCACTAATTTTGTAACCTATGAAAACCCCTGCATCTTGTGTGTCGAGAGCATGTGAGTACtatttggggggaaagaagagaaggaagacaaacTTAGTCCACCACAGTTACCATGTACCTCTTCTGCCAAGTGTATCAGCCTTGAAGCCAGGAATTTGCTCCAGTTTGCAGAGATAATAATCAGTCCCCAGTCATAAGAGCATGTGGTAATATAAAGCCCACTGGGGTAGAAAGCAGACTCAGTGTACTCTGTGGTGTTTCAGGGCCTTCTGTCTGAGCCCTCACATTCCCATATGCCAAGTGATGGATCAAATCCCCTATGCTACATGAAGCTTTGGTTATTCTTTTGAGTCCTGAAATTCTTTGGTTTGAAATTGTGGTTTGCCTTCTCTAAGATACCTTCAATCTTTTGTGTGTCTGAAACTCTGAGCTATGATGAGGTGACTGCAAGGTTTGGGTCCTTTTGCTAAGAGCCCCTGTTTAGGTTTTTGGATTTATGGGACATGATTATCAGTGATTAGACACTGAGATCTCACAAAACCACACCTTCAGGTTTGACCTCTGTTTAAGCCAGTGCAGTTCACAGGGACTAAAATGCTCCTCATGGCATCACAATGCCAACaatctttttgtaattttatacaAGGATCAGTGTCAGGAATGTGTAAATTCCACATCATCCTGACTAATGAGGAATTGGGCCAAAGTGTGAGGGTGTTAATAGAAAAAGATGAGGACTGATACGCCTTATAGATCACAAGCTCAGGCCTGactaacttattttctttctttctttttctttctttctttctttctttctttctttctttctttctttctttctttctttcatttgagagagagagcaagcaggggagaggggcagagggagagagagacagagagagagagagagagagagagagagagagaatattaagtaggcttcatgctcagcacagagcccgaagcaggacttgatcccacgatcctgggatcatgacctgaacaaaaatcagtagttggattctcaaccaactgagcctcccaggagctcCAAATAACTTATTTTCAAAGAGTTTGCAGCATAGCCCATAACATCTTCCATGGCATCTTAGAATCACGGAAGGATAACTGGATAGGAAAATCCAATAACCTAGTTTTTGTATGTAGTCAATTCCCTTTATGCTCTGGCTCTTAGtttccttaaatataaaataaggatggtagataaaataattttaaaaagtttttgtagGTCTGACATTTTATTAATGCAATGTTGATTCTGATTCTTGCCTTTAGGAAATCTCATGGGAAGATTAGGTTTCAAAATGATGGAAAATGCTAGCTGAGTGAACTTGGATGTCAAAGaagatatctttttttctctatcatgaCAACCCTTCCTTGCATTTGATAGTGACAGAGACCTGCCCCTGCTGTGCTTGTATCAGATAACTAAAGGTTCCTTCCTTAGACTTCTTTCCTCATTGATGCACTGCCTTCCATattctaataaataaacttttctggAAGTCTGATTTAACTTGGTCCTCAGATCTGTGTCTCAATTctcagaaatagaataaaatgaacatttgagCCAAAGGTCAAAACCAAACAGTGGGATTCATCAGCTTCTTGATACTGTGAATGGCGAAGGAATCTATATGAAGGCTCCAAGTTGTCTTCCAAGgaacacaacagaaatttcttccaTATTCCtatagcatttcttaaaaaaacaactactAGGAACTATGGAGCATCGTGCTCTTCCTGGCCATTCCTCTTGCCCACTTGCTGCAAACTCCTTGTTAAACAACTTCACTTTTAGACTCAGTTTTGAAACAGAGACATTTACACACATCTGGCTTGACTCTGCAAGACCCAACATTTCCACTGGCCCCACTTTTCTCCATAGAAGGAGGCCTACATCAGTGGCATCCATGAATGttccagtgtttttttaaaattctcttggggcgcctgggtggctcactcggttgggcgtccgacttcagccaggtcacgatctcgcggtccgtgagttcgagccccacgtcagggtctgggctgatggctcagagcctggagcctgtttccgattctgtgtctccctctctctctgcccctcccccgttcatgctctgtctctctgtgtcccaaaaaaataaataaacgtcaaaaaaaaaaaaaaattctcttgacACATTTTAACCTCTGAAACCTATTGGGACATGTTCTTCTCTGGGCTATATTTCTTCTGTGTATATATTCATTCCTAATATGGAGAGAAGATTAACATATGCTAATATGCTCTCTTCCCCTC
Coding sequences:
- the SPINK14 gene encoding serine protease inhibitor Kazal-type 14; translated protein: MTKCHPVFCSLLFFILIHGALPSEPRHWWPPHGAVKVKCPYKKVNLSWFTGTVNPCPGLYQPICGTNFVTYENPCILCVESMKSHGKIRFQNDGKC